The Pseudomonas sp. MM223 genome segment CAGCAAAGCGTGCCAGCCCGCCCCAGCCGCAACCAACGTCGAGCAGATAGTCGCCAGCGTCCAGGCGTAGCTTACGGCACAGGTGGTCGAACTTGTCCTGCTGCGCCTGATCAAGCGTGTTGTCCGGCTCGCGGAAATAGGCGCATGAATAGACCATGTCCTGGTCCAGCCACAGCTGATAGAACGCGTTGGACACGTCATAGTGATAGGAGATGGCTTTAGCGTCAGTGCTCTTGTCATGAGGCAGGCGTTGCGGCGACGTTTCATCTTCGTCTGCCAACAGCGCTTCACTTAGCTCATCGCACACCCGGATGGCTTCACCTATGTCGCCTTCCAGCTCAAGCTTTCCTTCGACGAATGCAGCGCCCAGCTGGTCCATGCTTGGGTGAGTCAACTGGCTGATCAACTGTGGTTCCTTGACCAGAATGGTGACCTGAGGACTAGGCCCGAGATCGAACTGGTTACCGTCCCACAGTTTCAACCGCAGCGGCAGATGCAGGCTCTGCAATGCCGGAGGAAGTTGAGCAAGCATGAAAGACCCTCCTATCCGTAATTGGCCACGACGCCTGATATTTCGAACGTCGCCGGATCAGAGTAGTTCATTGGTGGGATGTTTCCTCTAAACGAGACCAAGGTCTAGAACCAACTGATCTTATACGCGCAGCAGATTGTATACAATTCTCGAATCTCAGCTTAACCTTGTGCCCCTCTCGCGCTTCTACATCCTGGAGTTGAACCCATGAAATCCTATGACGTGGTGATCATCGGCGGTGGCCCTGGCGGCTACAACGCAGCCATCCGAGCTGGCCAGTTGGGCCTGAGCGTTGCCTGCGTGGAAGGCCGCTCGACTTTGGGCGGCACTTGCCTGAACGTGGGCTGCATGCCCTCCAAGGCACTGCTGCATGCCTCCGAACTTTACGAGGCCGCCAGCGGTGACGAGTTCGCCCACCTCGGTATCGAAGTGAAGCCCACCCTCAACCTCGCCCAAATGATGAAACAGAAGGACGAGAGCGTGACCGGCCTGACCAAGGGCATCGAATACCTGTTCCGCAAGAACAAGGTCGACTGGATCAAAGGCTGGGGCCGCCTGGACGGCGTCGGCAAGGTTGTGGTCAAGGCTGAAGACGGCAGCGAAACAGCGCTGCAAGCAAAGGATGTGGTCATCGCCACCGGCTCCGAGCCAACACCTCTGCCAGGCGTGACCATCGACAACCAGCGCATCATCGACTCGACTGGTGCACTGTCCTTGCCGCAAGTGCCCAAGCACCTGGTTGTCATCGGTGCCGGCGTGATCGGCCTTGAGCTGGGTTCGGTCTGGCGTCGCCTGGGTAGCCAGGTCACTGTCATCGAATACCTCGACCGCATCTGCCCAGGTACCGACACGGAAACCGCCAAGACCCTGCAAAAGGCACTCGCCAAACAAGGCATGGTGTTCAAGCTGGGCAGCAAAGTGACTCAAGCCACTGCAAGTGCCGATGGCGTGAGCCTGACGCTGGAACCTGCCGCCGGCGGCACCGCAGAATCGCTGCAGGCCGATTACGTGCTGGTGGCTATCGGCCGCCGCCCTTATACCAAAGGGCTGAACCTTGAAAGCGTAGGCCTGGAAACCGATAAGCGCGGCATGCTCGGCAACGACCACCACCGCACTTCAGTACCGGGTGTGTGGGTAATTGGTGACGTCACTTCCGGCCCGATGCTGGCGCACAAGGCCGAAGACGAAGCAGTCGCCTGCATCGAGCGCATTGCCGGCAAGCCTCACGAGGTCAACTACAACCTCATCCCTGGCGTGATCTACACCAAGCCGGAACTGGCCACCGTGGGCAAGACCGAAGAGCAGCTCAAGGCCGAAGGGCGTGCCTACAAGGTCGGCAAGTTCCCCTTCACCGCCAACAGCCGCGCCAAGATCAACCACGAGACCGAAGGCTTCGCCAAAGTCATCGCCGATGCCCAAACCGATGAAGTACTGGGTGTACACCTGGTGGGCCCAAGCGTCAGCGAAATGATCGGAGAGTTCTGCGTGGCCATGGAGTTCTCGGCCTCGGCAGAGGATATCGCCCTGACCTGCCACCCCCACCCGACCCGCTCCGAGGCCTTGCGTCAGGCAGCGATGAATGTGGACGGCATGGCGATGCAGATCTGACTGGCGCCGTTCGCAGCAGACGGCCATCCAACTGGAAAGGCCTGATGCCGCGAACGGGTACATGAAACGCCTGCTACCTTGCCCCGTCAGGCAAACCTGGATGCCAGGAACGGCGAGATATCCAAAGGCAAGGTTTCGTTGTGAATCACCTTGTCCAGCATCACCCCTGTGATTGCCGACGTCAGAATCCCGGTACGGAAATGCCCGCAGGCATTGAAGTACCCCTTGACCTCGTTAACAGGGCCAAGGATTGGCAGCTCATCAGGAGAGCCTGGGCGCAGGCCTGCCCAGGTTCGCTTGAGGTTCACCTCGGCAAGCTCGGGCAAACAGCGCACCGCACCTTGTACCAGTGTGCTGATTTCCGGGAAGGTGTTGCTCACATCGAACCCTTTATCCTCGGTGGTGCTCCCAATCAGGATCTCGCCATTGTCCTTCTGCGCCAGGTAGCAATCACTGGTGGTCAGGCAACCGTTGAGCAGCTTGGGCATACGCTCGGTCAGCACGATCTGCCCTTTCACCGGCTTGACCGGGATGCTCTTGCCGGTCGCCCACTGGCTCAACTCGGCAGCCCAGGCGCCAGCAGCATTGATCAGGCTGTGGCAATGAATCTCGCCAGCACTGTCGGTTTGCACGCCTTTGATACGGTCACCATCGTGCAGCACGCCCGTGACATTGGTGCTGAGATACAGATCAACGCCATTTTGCCGCGCCGCCTCCAGGTACGCATCGCCAAGCCGGAACGGGCTTACCTGATGATCGCAGAGAAACTCCAGTGCCCCTTTGGCTTGAGCAGTTACCGCCGGCTCGTTTGCACGCAACTCCTGCTGCCCCAGCCAACGTACCTGATCGGCCAGATGTGGAATATGCGAAACGATATGCTCCGCATAAAGCTGGTCCTCATCATCCTGAATGATGTATTTCAGACCGGTACGCTCAAACTTGAAGTCCATCCCGTGGCGTTCGATCAGTTCCTGGTGTAGCTGTGGATAAAGTGCATTCGACTGCAAGGCAAAGTCGAAAAAGCATTCCGGAAGAATATGCGGCGTTGAAGCGTCGACTGCTACAGATGCCCCTTGGGCTTCGCGCTTGGCACGCGAAGACATCATACGGAAGAAGATCACGCCACAGCCCAGCCCTACTGACTCGCCGATTGCCCACAACCCACCTGCGGATGCCCGGGTGGCATTGCCTGGGCGCTTGGCATCGATCAAGGCAATGCGCAGGTTGCCACGCTTGGATAACTGGTACGCGCAGGACGCACCGATGGCGCCACCGCCTGCGATGACGATGTCATAAGTCTTTGTCATGATCAGGCTTCCTTGTACAGGCTGTCGAATGCCGAGAATGGGACAGGGTCAATGGGGAAGCGCGGTCGCAGCCAACCTACGTCCTGCTGGCCCGTCGAGGCGCGCAGGCGGTCACTGCAGTAGCCAACACACATGCGTCCCTGGCAATCGCCCATGCTTACCCGGGTGCGCATCTTCAGGCTGGCCATATCGGCCACGCCTTGTTCCAGTGCCAGGTCCACAGCGCTGCGGGTCACGTTTTCACAGCGGCATATGACGGTGCCAGCATCTGGCAGCTCAAGTTGCAACGGGCCCCGGGCAGTGTATCGATCCACCCCGGCCCTGAAGCGTCGAAGGGTAGCGAGCTTGTCTTGATAGCGTTCGCGCTGGCGAAGCGCTTGTTTGATGTCCAACACACCCAGCTGCTGCAGGATGGACACAGCGGCCAATCGACCGGTCAGCAGCCCAGCCTCGCCGCCGCAAATGCCCGCCATGTCGCCAGCCAGATGAATATGAGGAATATTGCTTTGCTGCCAGGCATTGCATTCGGCGCGCAGGTAACCATCTTCGCTGTAGCCGTGCGCCAAACCCAGTTGCTGGCTGAGCTGGGTGCGCGGGACGAAGCCGTAACCAACCGCCAGAGTCTGTACGTTTTCACTGCGCGTGCGGCTCAGGTCAGCCTTCCATTGCTGGTCATAAGGCGCCACCTGCACCTCACCCAGCTCTACGCCCCCCTCTGCTCTCACTACACCCCAGCCGTAGTGCATGGCAATACCATGCAACTTCATGTACGTAAGCATGCTCAAGCCCTGAAGGAACAGCTGGGGCTTGTTCATCAATGCCAGGCTTTCTTTAGCTATCCGGTTGAACGCACATGCCTCGTAGACGCCCGCCACCTCGGCTCCCGCGGCATGCAACTGGCACGCTACCAGTGGCAGAAGAGGCCCGGTACCGGCAATCAAGGTCCGGCCCAGTGGTTTGACCACACCACTCTTGATCTGAAGTTGCAGCCCACCCAGCAGAATCACACCCGGCAATGTCCACCCCGGAAAAGGCACGCTGCGTTCATGACAACCGGCTGCCAGCACCATATGCCTGTAGTCGACTTCGTGTAGTTTTTCGTCGGCATCAAGCGCGATCAGTCGCCGCTCATCACCGCCGACAATACGGCTGTTCAAGCGGGTTTCGACCCACTGTGTGCATTCGGCAAATTCATCGTGCAGCTGATTGAGCGCTTTGCTGTAACGGCTCCCCAGATAATCCAGGTTCACACCAGCACGCAGCGGCCCTCTGTAGACAACGCCGCCGGTGCGGGAGGCCTCGTCAAACAACAGGCTAGGAACACGATGATTGGCAAGTTCAATGGCCGCAGCCATTCCGGCGGGCCCGCCACCCACAATGATCGGACGCTGGCTCATGGCTGCTGCTCCTGGCTGACCCGGTTAACCTGAGTCTCAATGCGCATGCCGTCACGGACCAGCGTCTGGCAGGCGCGGCGCTTGGACATTCCATCGATGGCTACCAGGCAACAATGACAAACGCCCATACCGCAATAAGAACCGGCAAGCTGGCCATGGTCATTACGAGCAACCTGGCGCAGCCCCACGGCACTCAGCACGCTCAAGACCGTTTCGCCTGCGGCAGCTGTCACAGTCTTGCCATTCAGATAAAGGGTCAGTTGGCCTTGGCTAATCGGTTGGATGTCATGTTTTCTTTCATGTCCTTGCATCATTGATACGCCCAAAATCAGAATCTGAGCCATCAAGTTAATGCAGCTTCCGATAGCGGAACATGACCTGGATCGTATGACCGGATGCGCAATTTCCTAAACTTCAGAAAGAAAAAAGCCCTCCGCGTGGAGGGCTTTTAACCGGCAGCTGTACGCTATTTACTCGACCGTAACCGACTTGGCCAGGTTACGCGGCTGGTCCACGTCGGTGCCTTTGAGAACGGCCACGTAGTAAGACAGTAGTTGCAGTGGGATGGTGTACAGGATCGGCGCCAGCGCATCGACGATGTGCGGCACCTTGATCACGTGAGTGCCTTCACCATTGGTCATGCCAGCGTGCTCGTCGGCGAACACCACCAGCTCGCCACCACGGGCACGCACTTCCTGCAGGTTGGATTTCAGCTTTTCCAGCAGTTCGTTGTTCGGGGCAACGGTAACCACCGGCATGTCGTTGTCCACCAGTGCCAGCGGGCCGTGCTTCAGCTCGCCTGCCGGGTAGGCTTCAGCGTGGATGTAGGAGATTTCCTTGAGCTTGAGCGCACCTTCCATCGCCACCGGGTACTGTGCACCGCGGCCAAGGAACAGGGTGTGATGCTTGTCGGCAAACAGCTCGGCAATCTTCTCGACAGTAGCGTCCATGGCCAGGGCTTCGCCCAGGCGGGTCGGCAAGCGACGCAGTTCTTCAACCAGCTCGGCTTCGACACCCTCTTCCAGGGTACCGCGCACCTGGCCCAGGGCCAGGGTCAGCAGCATCAGCGACACCAACTGGGTAGTGAAGGCTTTGGTCGAGGCCACACCGATTTCCGGGCCGGCCAAGGTCAGCAAGGTCAGGTCCGACTCACGCACCAACGAGCTCGATGCCCACGTTGCAGATTGCCAGGCTGCCGAGGAAACCCAACTCTTTGGCGTTACGCAGCGCGGCCAGGGTGTCGGCGGTTTCGCCAGACTGCGAGATGGAAACGAACAGCGTATCCGCCTGTACCACGACTTTGCGGTAACGGAATTCGCTGGCCACTTCCACCTGGCACGGGATGCCAGCCAGGCTTTCCAGCCAGTAACGGGCGACCATACCGGCGTGGTAGCTGGTGCCACAGGCAACGATCTGCACATTGCGCACTTTGGTGAACAGGTCGGCAGCGTTTGGGCCGAAGGCCTGGACCAGCACGTGGTCCTTGCCCAGGCGGCCTTCCAGGGTGCGCTGAACAACGCTTGGCTGCTCGTGGATTTCCTTGAGCATGAAGTGGCGATAGTTGCCCTTGTCGGCAGCTTCGGCACCTTCATGGTACTGCACGGTTTCACGCTGGACCTTGTTGCCTTGCTGGTCCCAGATGCTGACCTGGTCACGGCGGATTTCAGCGATGTCGCCTTCCTCCAGGTACATGAAGCGGTCGGTGACCTGGCGCAGGGCCAACTGGTCGGACGCCAGGAAGTTTTCACCCAGGCCCAGGCCGATGACCAACGGGCTGCCGCTGCGTGCAGCAACCAGGCGGTCAGGCTGCTTGGCGCTGATCAGTGCCAGGCCATATGCGCCATGCAGGCGCTTCACGGCGGCTTTCAGGGCATCGGCCAGGTCCGGGATGCTCTTCAAGGTGTGGTGGATCAGGTGGACGATGACTTCGGTGTCAGTCTGCGAGGTGAAGATATAGCCCAGGCCTTTCAGCTCTTCACGCAGCTCTTCGTGGTTCTCGATGATGCCATTGTGCACCACAGCCACTTCATCGCCCGAGAAGTGCGGGTGGGCGTTGCCTTCGGTCGGCGCACCGTGGGTAGCCCAACGGGTGTGGGCAATACCCAGCTGGCCGGCCAGCGGGTCAGCGACAACAGCGGCTTGCAGCTCGCTGACCTTGCCAATACGGCGGCGGCGCTCCAGCTCACCCGCCTGGGTCAGAACGGCCAGGCCGGCGCTGTCGTACCCACGGTACTCAAGACGCTTGAGGCCCTCGATCAGGATGGCTGTGATATTGCGCTCGGCGACAGCACCAACGATTCCACACATGTTTTATTTCTCCTGGCTGATCGCGGCGCAGATCAGGTTGATGCCGCGAGCTTCAATTTGTTCGCGTGCCGCAGCGGGCAGGCGCTCGTCTGTAATAAGGGTGTGCACGTTGCCCCAGGGCAGCTCAAGGTTGGGGATCTTGCGCCCCACCTTGTCCGACTCGACCATCACGATTACTTCCCGGGCGACTTCGGCCATGACCCGGCTCAACCCAAGCAGTTCGTTGAAGGTGGTGGTACCTCGACCGAGGTCGATGCCGTCGGCACCGATGAACAGTTGGTCGAAATCGTAGGAGCGCAGTACCTGCTCGGCTACCTGCCCCTGGAACGATTCGGAATGAGGGTCCCAGGTACCACCGGTCATCAACAGCACCGGCTCGTGCTCAAGGTCGCAGATCGCACGGGCCACGTTCAGCGAATTGGTCATCACCACCAGGCCGGGCTGGCGCCCCAGTTCAGGGATCATGGCTGCCGTGGTACTGCCGCTGT includes the following:
- the lpd3 gene encoding Dihydrolipoyl dehydrogenase 3 (*Name lpd3), whose product is MKSYDVVIIGGGPGGYNAAIRAGQLGLSVACVEGRSTLGGTCLNVGCMPSKALLHASELYEAASGDEFAHLGIEVKPTLNLAQMMKQKDESVTGLTKGIEYLFRKNKVDWIKGWGRLDGVGKVVVKAEDGSETALQAKDVVIATGSEPTPLPGVTIDNQRIIDSTGALSLPQVPKHLVVIGAGVIGLELGSVWRRLGSQVTVIEYLDRICPGTDTETAKTLQKALAKQGMVFKLGSKVTQATASADGVSLTLEPAAGGTAESLQADYVLVAIGRRPYTKGLNLESVGLETDKRGMLGNDHHRTSVPGVWVIGDVTSGPMLAHKAEDEAVACIERIAGKPHEVNYNLIPGVIYTKPELATVGKTEEQLKAEGRAYKVGKFPFTANSRAKINHETEGFAKVIADAQTDEVLGVHLVGPSVSEMIGEFCVAMEFSASAEDIALTCHPHPTRSEALRQAAMNVDGMAMQI
- the hcnC_2 gene encoding Hydrogen cyanide synthase subunit HcnC (*Name hcnC_2), whose protein sequence is MTKTYDIVIAGGGAIGASCAYQLSKRGNLRIALIDAKRPGNATRASAGGLWAIGESVGLGCGVIFFRMMSSRAKREAQGASVAVDASTPHILPECFFDFALQSNALYPQLHQELIERHGMDFKFERTGLKYIIQDDEDQLYAEHIVSHIPHLADQVRWLGQQELRANEPAVTAQAKGALEFLCDHQVSPFRLGDAYLEAARQNGVDLYLSTNVTGVLHDGDRIKGVQTDSAGEIHCHSLINAAGAWAAELSQWATGKSIPVKPVKGQIVLTERMPKLLNGCLTTSDCYLAQKDNGEILIGSTTEDKGFDVSNTFPEISTLVQGAVRCLPELAEVNLKRTWAGLRPGSPDELPILGPVNEVKGYFNACGHFRTGILTSAITGVMLDKVIHNETLPLDISPFLASRFA
- the hcnB_2 gene encoding Hydrogen cyanide synthase subunit HcnB (*Name hcnB_2) — its product is MSQRPIIVGGGPAGMAAAIELANHRVPSLLFDEASRTGGVVYRGPLRAGVNLDYLGSRYSKALNQLHDEFAECTQWVETRLNSRIVGGDERRLIALDADEKLHEVDYRHMVLAAGCHERSVPFPGWTLPGVILLGGLQLQIKSGVVKPLGRTLIAGTGPLLPLVACQLHAAGAEVAGVYEACAFNRIAKESLALMNKPQLFLQGLSMLTYMKLHGIAMHYGWGVVRAEGGVELGEVQVAPYDQQWKADLSRTRSENVQTLAVGYGFVPRTQLSQQLGLAHGYSEDGYLRAECNAWQQSNIPHIHLAGDMAGICGGEAGLLTGRLAAVSILQQLGVLDIKQALRQRERYQDKLATLRRFRAGVDRYTARGPLQLELPDAGTVICRCENVTRSAVDLALEQGVADMASLKMRTRVSMGDCQGRMCVGYCSDRLRASTGQQDVGWLRPRFPIDPVPFSAFDSLYKEA
- the hcnA gene encoding Hydrogen cyanide synthase subunit HcnA (*Name hcnA), which encodes MAQILILGVSMMQGHERKHDIQPISQGQLTLYLNGKTVTAAAGETVLSVLSAVGLRQVARNDHGQLAGSYCGMGVCHCCLVAIDGMSKRRACQTLVRDGMRIETQVNRVSQEQQP
- the glmS_1 gene encoding Glutamine--fructose-6-phosphate aminotransferase [isomerizing] (*Name glmS_1) — protein: MRESDLTLLTLAGPEIGVASTKAFTTQLVSLMLLTLALGQVRGTLEEGVEAELVEELRRLPTRLGEALAMDATVEKIAELFADKHHTLFLGRGAQYPVAMEGALKLKEISYIHAEAYPAGELKHGPLALVDNDMPVVTVAPNNELLEKLKSNLQEVRARGGELVVFADEHAGMTNGEGTHVIKVPHIVDALAPILYTIPLQLLSYYVAVLKGTDVDQPRNLAKSVTVE
- the glmS_2 gene encoding Glutamine--fructose-6-phosphate aminotransferase [isomerizing] (*Name glmS_2); this translates as MCGIVGAVAERNITAILIEGLKRLEYRGYDSAGLAVLTQAGELERRRRIGKVSELQAAVVADPLAGQLGIAHTRWATHGAPTEGNAHPHFSGDEVAVVHNGIIENHEELREELKGLGYIFTSQTDTEVIVHLIHHTLKSIPDLADALKAAVKRLHGAYGLALISAKQPDRLVAARSGSPLVIGLGLGENFLASDQLALRQVTDRFMYLEEGDIAEIRRDQVSIWDQQGNKVQRETVQYHEGAEAADKGNYRHFMLKEIHEQPSVVQRTLEGRLGKDHVLVQAFGPNAADLFTKVRNVQIVACGTSYHAGMVARYWLESLAGIPCQVEVASEFRYRKVVVQADTLFVSISQSGETADTLAALRNAKELGFLGSLAICNVGIELVGA
- the srlR gene encoding Glucitol operon repressor (*Name srlR), with amino-acid sequence MSKRNTPQRRHNILALLSEQGEVSVDALAKRFETSEVTIRKDLAALETNGLLLRRYGGAVPVPQELLGEPAQPVSSYKKAIARAAVGRIREHARIIIDSGSTTAAMIPELGRQPGLVVMTNSLNVARAICDLEHEPVLLMTGGTWDPHSESFQGQVAEQVLRSYDFDQLFIGADGIDLGRGTTTFNELLGLSRVMAEVAREVIVMVESDKVGRKIPNLELPWGNVHTLITDERLPAAAREQIEARGINLICAAISQEK